One Flavobacterium sp. 90 DNA segment encodes these proteins:
- a CDS encoding winged helix-turn-helix transcriptional regulator, with protein sequence MSKFRLDEVDHQILDMLIDNTRVPFTDIAKKLLISAGTVHVRVKKMEDAGIIMGSSLALDYDKLGYSFIAYVGVFLNNTSQTKFVLERINQIPFVTVASVTTGKFNIFCKIRAKDTKHAKEVIFMIDDIEGVYRTETMISLEESINDKKRLMHTIFKNM encoded by the coding sequence CAGATTTTAGATATGTTAATAGACAATACGAGAGTTCCGTTTACTGACATTGCAAAAAAACTATTGATTTCTGCTGGAACAGTACATGTTAGAGTAAAAAAAATGGAAGACGCAGGAATAATAATGGGATCTTCATTGGCCTTAGATTACGATAAATTAGGGTACTCATTTATTGCTTATGTTGGTGTATTCCTTAATAATACGTCTCAAACTAAATTTGTATTAGAGCGCATCAATCAAATTCCTTTCGTTACAGTTGCGTCTGTAACTACTGGTAAATTCAATATTTTTTGCAAAATCAGAGCAAAAGATACTAAGCATGCAAAAGAAGTTATCTTTATGATTGACGATATTGAAGGCGTTTACAGAACAGAAACAATGATTTCATTAGAAGAAAGTATAAACGATAAGAAGCGTTTGATGCATACTATTTTTAAAAATATGTAA
- a CDS encoding phosphoenolpyruvate carboxylase has translation MYTLPKIERFNQDVLSKYHIYNSVFITLPFDSIDNTGALLPLFTETCETGFKKQETPKEIFNYFSDRYLNNASESEKIDLMFRFIQYIERQIVLFDAIEDAAFPEVNNMEGRGSLRDIKEKSDAKEKDDQLIEFLENFNVRTVLTAHPTQFYPGPVLGIINDLTDAIRLNDLLKIKQLLAQLGKTPFIQNEKPNPYDEAVSLIWYLENVFYATSGEIVHYLQKNILDGNAIQNQLIKLGFWPGGDRDGNPFVTTDITLKVADRLRTSILKCYYIEMRSLKRKLTFSGVDTLVADLEHKLYRSVFYSKGEIYITLEELLSQLNKIREIIIEKHQSLYLDELEAFLVKINLFGFHFATLDIRQNSKIHNIVFKDVVDYYLNSGSDVFPKNYFELSENEKLVVLSNVKGELNPADFENEITQSTLESVQAIKTIQNANGEFGANRYIISNNESALNVMETFAMIRLNNWENPTVDIIPLFESVDDLQNAHEIMEQLYTNSEYSKHLQARGNKQTIMLGFSDGTKDGGYLMANWSIYQAKIALTEISRQYGIKAIFFDGRGGPPARGGGKTHKFYASLGPKIENNEIQITVQGQTISSNFGTLDSCRYNIENLLTAGVTNQVFSKGKNELSSDETQILTQLADLGYEKYLSFKNHPKFIPYLEKMSTLKYYSKTNIGSRPSKRSKSESLDFADLRAIPFVGSWSQLKQNVPGFFGVGTALKYFEENGQWDKVHDLYHNSLFFKTLLENSMMSLAKSFLPLTAYMRNDPEFGEFWQIIFDEFQETKRLLLKIAGHKTLMENYPDGIASIQVRERIVLPLLTIQQYALLRINELNKENTPNEDLVKVYEKIVTRSLFGNTNASRNSA, from the coding sequence ATGTACACGTTACCCAAAATTGAGCGTTTTAATCAAGATGTTCTTTCTAAATACCACATTTATAATAGTGTTTTTATAACATTACCATTTGATTCTATAGATAATACAGGAGCTTTACTTCCTTTATTTACAGAAACTTGCGAAACGGGATTTAAAAAACAGGAAACTCCTAAAGAAATTTTTAATTATTTCTCTGACAGATACTTAAATAATGCATCAGAATCAGAGAAAATTGATTTAATGTTTCGATTTATTCAATATATCGAACGTCAAATTGTATTATTTGACGCGATCGAAGATGCTGCTTTTCCAGAAGTTAACAATATGGAAGGGCGTGGATCTTTGCGTGATATCAAAGAAAAATCAGATGCAAAAGAAAAAGACGATCAATTAATCGAATTTCTGGAAAATTTTAACGTTAGAACTGTTCTTACAGCGCATCCAACGCAGTTTTATCCTGGGCCCGTTTTAGGAATTATAAATGATTTGACCGATGCAATTCGTTTAAATGATTTATTAAAAATAAAACAATTATTAGCACAATTAGGTAAAACGCCTTTTATCCAAAACGAAAAACCAAATCCATATGATGAAGCGGTTAGTTTGATTTGGTATTTAGAAAATGTTTTTTATGCAACTTCAGGAGAAATTGTTCATTATTTGCAGAAAAATATTCTTGATGGAAATGCAATTCAAAATCAATTAATAAAACTTGGATTCTGGCCAGGAGGAGATCGCGATGGAAATCCTTTTGTAACTACAGATATTACTTTGAAAGTTGCAGACCGTTTAAGAACTTCAATCTTAAAGTGTTATTATATCGAAATGAGAAGTTTAAAACGTAAGTTAACTTTCTCAGGTGTAGATACTTTAGTGGCTGATCTTGAACATAAACTTTATCGTTCAGTATTTTATTCTAAAGGAGAAATTTACATCACTTTAGAGGAATTATTATCGCAATTAAACAAAATAAGAGAGATTATTATTGAGAAACATCAATCATTATATTTGGATGAATTGGAAGCTTTCTTAGTAAAAATTAATCTTTTTGGTTTTCACTTTGCAACTTTAGATATTCGTCAGAATAGTAAAATTCACAATATCGTTTTTAAAGATGTTGTAGATTATTATTTAAATTCCGGTTCAGATGTTTTCCCAAAGAATTATTTTGAATTATCTGAAAATGAAAAATTAGTAGTTTTATCGAATGTTAAAGGAGAATTAAATCCTGCAGACTTTGAAAATGAAATTACACAATCTACTTTAGAATCTGTTCAAGCAATTAAAACAATTCAGAATGCGAATGGTGAGTTTGGTGCAAATCGTTATATTATTAGTAATAACGAAAGCGCATTAAACGTAATGGAAACTTTTGCAATGATTCGTCTGAATAATTGGGAAAATCCTACGGTAGATATTATTCCACTTTTTGAATCAGTTGATGATTTGCAAAATGCGCATGAAATCATGGAGCAGTTATATACTAATTCGGAATATTCTAAACACTTGCAAGCTAGAGGGAATAAACAAACAATCATGTTAGGTTTCTCTGACGGAACCAAAGATGGCGGTTATTTAATGGCAAACTGGAGTATTTATCAAGCTAAAATTGCGCTTACCGAAATCTCAAGACAATACGGAATTAAAGCTATTTTCTTTGATGGACGTGGTGGACCTCCAGCTCGTGGTGGTGGAAAAACTCATAAATTCTACGCTTCTCTAGGTCCAAAAATTGAAAATAACGAAATTCAAATCACAGTTCAGGGGCAAACGATTAGTTCTAATTTCGGAACTTTAGATTCTTGTCGTTATAATATCGAAAATTTATTAACTGCCGGAGTTACGAATCAGGTTTTTAGTAAAGGAAAAAATGAGTTAAGTTCTGATGAAACTCAAATCCTGACACAATTGGCAGATTTAGGTTACGAGAAATATTTAAGTTTCAAGAATCATCCTAAGTTTATTCCGTATTTAGAGAAAATGAGTACGTTGAAATATTATTCTAAAACAAACATTGGAAGCCGTCCTTCAAAAAGAAGTAAATCAGAATCATTAGATTTTGCTGATTTGAGAGCAATTCCATTCGTAGGATCATGGAGTCAGTTGAAACAAAACGTACCAGGATTTTTTGGAGTTGGTACAGCTTTAAAATATTTTGAAGAAAATGGTCAATGGGATAAAGTACATGATTTATACCATAATTCATTATTCTTTAAAACGTTGCTTGAAAACAGTATGATGTCATTGGCAAAATCATTTTTACCATTAACAGCATATATGAGAAACGATCCTGAATTTGGTGAATTCTGGCAAATTATTTTTGATGAATTTCAAGAAACAAAACGCCTTTTATTGAAAATTGCAGGACATAAAACCTTGATGGAAAATTATCCTGATGGTATAGCATCAATTCAAGTAAGAGAGCGTATCGTATTGCCACTCTTGACAATACAACAATATGCTTTATTAAGAATCAATGAGTTGAACAAAGAAAATACTCCGAATGAGGATTTAGTTAAAGTGTACGAAAAAATCGTTACAAGATCTCTTTTCGGAAATACAAATGCTAGTAGAAACTCAGCGTAA
- the aroB gene encoding 3-dehydroquinate synthase, which translates to MQSIQANNYLVHFNQNAYEALNNHLKETKYSNLFIIVDNETNEYCLPKLLPLLETDLTIEIIEFESGEINKNIETCIEIWKVLTELGADRKSLVINLGGGVVTDLGGFVASTFKRGVDFINIPTTLLSMVDASVGGKTGVDLGNLKNQIGVINVPQMVLIDTDYLQTLPQSEMRSGLAEMLKHGLIYDAVYWKQFLDLQAIDFADFDELIYRSVEIKNEIVIQDPTEKNIRKALNFGHTLGHAIEGYFLESETKTTLLHGEAIAIGMILESYISLHKGLITAEEYAEIKTAIKGIYDDVIIEENDIDPILELLIHDKKNEYGLIQFALIEGIGKIKINQSVENKLILDAFQDYKS; encoded by the coding sequence ATGCAATCTATTCAAGCCAATAATTATCTAGTACATTTTAACCAAAATGCTTACGAAGCCTTAAATAATCATTTAAAGGAAACTAAATACTCTAATTTGTTTATTATAGTTGATAATGAGACAAATGAATATTGCCTGCCAAAACTTTTACCTTTACTTGAAACTGATTTAACTATTGAAATTATTGAATTTGAATCTGGTGAAATCAATAAAAATATCGAAACCTGTATTGAAATCTGGAAAGTATTAACTGAACTTGGTGCCGACAGAAAATCGCTTGTAATTAATCTTGGCGGTGGTGTTGTGACAGATTTAGGCGGTTTTGTGGCCTCTACTTTTAAGCGTGGTGTTGACTTTATAAATATCCCAACTACCTTATTATCTATGGTTGATGCTTCTGTTGGTGGAAAAACAGGTGTTGACTTAGGAAATCTTAAAAACCAGATTGGTGTTATTAATGTACCTCAAATGGTATTAATTGATACAGATTATCTTCAGACTTTGCCGCAAAGCGAAATGCGTTCCGGTCTTGCAGAAATGCTAAAACACGGACTTATATATGATGCAGTCTACTGGAAACAGTTTTTGGATTTGCAAGCCATTGATTTTGCTGATTTCGACGAATTAATTTATCGTTCTGTCGAAATTAAAAACGAAATCGTAATTCAGGACCCAACGGAGAAAAATATCCGTAAAGCTTTGAATTTCGGTCATACTTTAGGTCACGCAATCGAAGGTTACTTTCTGGAAAGCGAAACAAAAACAACATTATTGCATGGTGAAGCTATTGCAATCGGAATGATATTAGAAAGTTATATCTCTTTACATAAAGGTTTAATTACAGCAGAAGAATATGCTGAAATAAAAACGGCTATAAAAGGTATTTATGACGATGTAATCATCGAAGAAAATGATATCGATCCGATTCTTGAACTGCTGATTCACGACAAAAAAAATGAGTACGGTTTAATTCAATTTGCATTAATTGAAGGAATCGGAAAAATAAAAATTAATCAATCCGTTGAAAATAAATTGATTCTAGACGCGTTTCAGGATTATAAATCTTAA
- the recQ gene encoding DNA helicase RecQ — translation MNSEILHAKLKENFGFEKFRPNQETIINTILSGQDTLAIMPTGGGKSICFQLPALVLPGITIVISPLIALMKDQVDSLKTNGINACYINSSQSSEEQQFYIDNLKSNKFKLVYIAPESLSYLDVVFNELTISLIAIDEAHCISSWGHDFRPAYTNLGYLKSRFPSTPVLALTATADKATRTDITKQLKLRNPKTFVASFDRKNLSLEVRPALDRVKQIIDFVEKKPNESGIIYCLSRKTTEELAQKLQKNGVKAKAYHAGLENKLRAKTQDEFINDDCQVVCATIAFGMGIDKSNVRWVIHYNLPKNIEGYYQEIGRAGRDGLPAETVLFESYADVIQLQKFASEGLNSDVQLAKLERMKQYADALSCRRKILLSYFGELVKENCGNCDICKNPPKFFDGTILAQKALSAISRLQESESLAVIVDFLRGSRNAYIYEKNYQDLKTYGIGADISWYDWNQYLIQLINLGYCEIAFHQHNKILLTPFAKKVLFEGEKVKLTTVVKKVIDKNEIKEAKPKAAKNSLFEILRKLRYEISKDEEVPAYVIFSDAALRQMETLRPMSDEEFLAIDGVGKAKLEKYGQEFIDAITYYQKVKTEKAKVKKESNTYKTTLAFFKEGNSIEEIAEKRNLGQSTIVSHLAKLYIDGEDLDLSQFVTDTEVKQLHKAQVELEYPAALKPYYDHFEEKMSYDKIRFGLAFIERHKDDDEKLKIKAYSVDEKRLENPEAYKKWSSEEDANLVHNFYQGKKVEEIAVLLGRNEGAINSRLKKLELKK, via the coding sequence ATGAACTCAGAAATATTACACGCCAAGCTAAAAGAGAATTTTGGTTTTGAAAAATTCAGACCAAATCAGGAAACAATTATAAATACAATTCTTTCTGGTCAGGATACTTTAGCGATTATGCCAACTGGTGGAGGAAAATCAATTTGTTTTCAATTACCGGCTTTAGTTTTACCAGGAATTACAATAGTAATATCTCCATTAATCGCCTTGATGAAAGATCAGGTTGATAGTTTAAAAACCAATGGAATCAATGCTTGTTATATCAATAGTAGTCAATCAAGTGAAGAACAACAATTTTATATTGACAACTTAAAATCTAATAAATTCAAACTTGTTTATATAGCGCCAGAGAGTTTGTCTTATTTAGATGTCGTTTTTAATGAATTGACAATCAGCTTGATTGCGATTGACGAAGCGCATTGTATTTCATCCTGGGGGCATGATTTTCGTCCGGCGTATACCAATTTAGGATATTTGAAAAGCCGCTTCCCTTCTACTCCGGTCCTGGCTTTGACTGCAACTGCTGATAAAGCAACGCGTACAGATATTACTAAACAATTAAAATTAAGAAACCCAAAGACCTTTGTAGCTTCTTTTGATCGAAAAAATTTAAGTTTAGAAGTTCGTCCGGCATTAGATCGTGTAAAACAAATCATTGATTTTGTCGAAAAGAAACCTAATGAATCTGGAATTATCTATTGCTTAAGCAGAAAAACGACAGAAGAACTTGCCCAAAAACTACAAAAAAATGGTGTTAAAGCAAAAGCATATCACGCTGGTTTAGAAAATAAACTTCGGGCAAAAACTCAAGATGAATTTATTAATGATGATTGCCAAGTAGTTTGCGCAACCATTGCTTTCGGAATGGGAATTGATAAATCCAATGTTCGATGGGTGATTCATTATAATTTACCTAAAAACATAGAAGGTTATTATCAGGAAATTGGTCGTGCAGGTCGTGATGGTTTACCTGCCGAAACGGTTTTATTCGAAAGTTATGCTGATGTAATTCAACTTCAAAAATTTGCTTCAGAAGGATTGAACTCAGATGTTCAGTTGGCAAAATTAGAAAGAATGAAACAATATGCAGATGCATTGAGCTGTCGTAGAAAAATTCTGCTTTCTTACTTTGGTGAATTGGTTAAAGAGAATTGCGGAAACTGCGATATTTGCAAAAATCCTCCAAAATTTTTCGATGGTACGATTCTCGCGCAAAAAGCATTGTCAGCTATCAGTCGTTTACAAGAATCAGAGTCTTTGGCGGTGATTGTGGATTTTTTACGCGGCTCGAGAAACGCGTATATCTACGAAAAAAATTATCAAGACTTAAAAACGTACGGAATTGGCGCCGACATTTCGTGGTACGATTGGAATCAATATCTAATACAGCTAATAAATCTTGGATATTGCGAAATTGCGTTTCACCAACACAATAAAATTTTGCTAACTCCTTTTGCAAAGAAAGTTTTATTCGAAGGAGAAAAAGTAAAACTAACAACGGTTGTTAAAAAAGTAATTGACAAAAACGAAATCAAAGAAGCAAAACCTAAAGCTGCTAAAAATTCACTTTTTGAAATACTTCGAAAATTGCGTTATGAGATTTCCAAAGATGAAGAAGTTCCGGCTTATGTGATCTTTAGTGATGCTGCTTTAAGGCAAATGGAAACATTGCGTCCAATGAGCGACGAAGAATTTCTTGCTATTGATGGTGTTGGTAAAGCGAAACTGGAAAAATATGGTCAGGAGTTTATAGATGCGATTACTTATTATCAAAAAGTAAAAACAGAAAAAGCAAAAGTTAAAAAAGAAAGCAATACCTATAAAACAACTTTAGCATTTTTTAAAGAAGGAAATAGTATTGAAGAAATTGCGGAAAAACGAAATTTGGGACAATCAACAATTGTTTCGCATTTGGCCAAACTGTATATAGATGGCGAAGATTTAGATTTGAGCCAGTTTGTTACAGATACAGAAGTTAAACAATTGCATAAAGCTCAAGTAGAACTTGAATATCCAGCAGCTTTAAAACCATATTACGATCATTTTGAAGAAAAAATGTCTTATGATAAAATTCGTTTTGGATTAGCTTTTATTGAAAGACACAAAGATGACGATGAAAAGCTAAAAATTAAAGCTTATTCAGTGGATGAGAAAAGATTAGAAAATCCTGAAGCTTATAAAAAATGGAGTTCAGAGGAAGATGCAAATCTTGTTCATAATTTTTATCAAGGAAAGAAAGTGGAAGAAATAGCGGTTTTGTTAGGAAGAAATGAAGGTGCAATAAATTCCAGATTGAAAAAATTAGAATTGAAAAAATAA
- a CDS encoding DNA primase produces MKRVIVDYAKLTNEILNLLVEKFPDGYDDSDVIRFRNAKNELIEAVEVRTEDTIYLVKISTKLADRIENYDEDDDIDLDVDTIEPVKGLDLDDDSDDDDDDDDTQDKPDTDGGDDDDEDRDPDDIADEDDEDDED; encoded by the coding sequence ATGAAAAGAGTTATAGTAGACTACGCTAAACTTACCAACGAAATTTTGAACCTTTTAGTAGAGAAATTTCCTGATGGTTATGATGATTCGGATGTAATCCGTTTTAGAAATGCTAAAAACGAATTGATCGAAGCTGTTGAAGTTCGTACTGAAGACACTATTTATTTAGTAAAAATTAGTACTAAACTTGCTGACAGAATTGAAAACTACGATGAAGATGACGACATCGATCTTGATGTTGACACAATCGAACCAGTAAAAGGTCTTGATCTTGATGATGATAGCGATGACGACGACGATGACGACGATACACAAGATAAACCTGATACTGATGGTGGAGACGATGATGATGAAGATAGAGATCCGGATGATATCGCTGACGAAGATGATGAAGACGATGAAGATTAA
- a CDS encoding DinB family protein, giving the protein MNADQLIENEYSGGFATYIKEAGNVNLFEELEISLHDFIKFVQNIPMDKFDYRYAEGKWTIKDIIQHIMDCERIFAYRALRFSRNDKTPLPSFEEDDYANSTDAGSRSIQSLLTELSALRHSNLLFFKSLSEEQLKRIGTASGIQISVRALGFTIIGHQKHHQKVFEERYL; this is encoded by the coding sequence ATGAATGCAGATCAATTAATAGAAAACGAGTATTCAGGCGGATTTGCTACTTATATTAAAGAAGCGGGAAACGTAAATTTGTTTGAAGAATTAGAAATCTCTTTGCATGATTTTATAAAATTTGTTCAAAATATTCCAATGGACAAATTTGACTATCGTTATGCTGAAGGAAAATGGACAATTAAAGATATTATCCAACACATAATGGATTGCGAGCGAATTTTTGCTTACCGTGCTTTACGATTTTCAAGAAATGACAAAACTCCTTTGCCAAGTTTCGAAGAAGATGATTACGCAAATAGTACAGATGCCGGAAGCAGAAGTATTCAGAGTTTATTGACCGAGTTATCAGCTTTAAGACATTCTAATTTGTTATTTTTCAAAAGTTTATCTGAAGAACAACTAAAAAGAATCGGAACGGCTTCAGGAATTCAAATTTCTGTTCGCGCTTTAGGTTTTACTATTATCGGACATCAAAAACATCATCAAAAAGTTTTTGAAGAAAGATATTTGTAA
- a CDS encoding arginine decarboxylase, with the protein MNTKYSDLINQTYYFPQTEFKLNKDNLQFHNIDLMKLVEQYGTPLKFTYLPQISENINKAKAWFRKSMEKNKYDAKYYYCYCTKSSHFEYIMNEAFKNNIHIETSSAFDVNIVENLLENGKINKSTYVICNGFKRDEYISNIARLINSGHKNTIPIIDNYEELDLLQAEIKGKFKIGIRIAAEEEPKFEFYTSRLGIGYKNIVSFYKKQIQENDKLELKMLHFFINTGINDTSYYWNELVKCIKVYIALKKECPTLDGLNIGGGFPIKNSLAFEYDYQYMIDEIINQIKIACDEAEVDVPNIFTEFGSFTVGESGGAIYQILYQKQQNDREKWNMIDSSFITTLPDTWAINKRFIMLAVNRWNDTYERVLLGGLTCDSDDYYNSEQNMNAIYLPKYSKEKPLYIGFFNTGAYQETIGGYGGLHHCLIPQPKHILIDRDENGILATEVFSEQQTSDDVLKILGYTKKA; encoded by the coding sequence ATGAATACAAAATATTCTGATCTAATTAATCAAACTTACTATTTCCCTCAAACGGAATTCAAATTAAATAAAGACAACTTACAATTTCACAACATCGATTTGATGAAATTGGTTGAACAATACGGTACACCATTAAAATTTACATACTTACCACAGATTTCTGAAAATATCAATAAGGCAAAAGCCTGGTTCAGAAAATCAATGGAAAAGAATAAATACGATGCAAAATACTACTATTGTTATTGTACAAAAAGCTCTCATTTTGAATACATTATGAATGAAGCTTTCAAGAATAACATTCACATAGAAACGTCTTCGGCATTTGACGTTAATATTGTAGAGAATTTGCTTGAAAATGGTAAAATCAATAAAAGTACTTATGTAATTTGTAATGGCTTTAAAAGAGATGAATACATTAGTAATATTGCACGATTAATCAATAGTGGACATAAAAATACTATTCCAATTATTGATAATTATGAAGAATTAGATTTGCTTCAGGCTGAAATTAAAGGAAAATTCAAAATTGGAATTCGTATTGCAGCTGAAGAAGAGCCTAAATTTGAGTTTTATACTTCAAGATTAGGAATTGGATATAAAAACATCGTTTCGTTCTATAAAAAACAAATTCAGGAAAATGATAAATTAGAGCTTAAAATGCTTCACTTTTTCATTAATACTGGAATAAACGATACATCATATTACTGGAATGAGTTAGTAAAATGTATTAAAGTATACATTGCACTTAAAAAGGAATGCCCTACTCTTGATGGTTTGAACATTGGAGGTGGTTTCCCGATCAAAAACTCATTGGCTTTTGAATATGATTATCAATATATGATTGATGAAATCATCAATCAGATTAAAATTGCATGTGATGAAGCTGAAGTTGATGTTCCAAACATCTTTACAGAATTTGGATCATTTACAGTAGGTGAAAGCGGTGGCGCAATCTATCAGATTTTGTATCAAAAACAACAAAATGATAGAGAAAAATGGAACATGATTGATTCATCATTCATTACCACTTTGCCGGATACTTGGGCTATAAATAAACGTTTTATCATGTTGGCGGTTAACCGTTGGAATGATACTTATGAGCGGGTTTTATTAGGAGGATTGACTTGTGATAGTGACGATTATTACAATTCAGAACAAAATATGAACGCTATTTATTTGCCTAAATACAGCAAGGAAAAGCCATTATATATTGGTTTCTTTAATACTGGTGCGTATCAGGAAACTATTGGAGGATATGGCGGTTTACACCACTGTTTGATTCCGCAACCTAAACACATTTTAATAGATCGTGATGAAAACGGCATTTTAGCGACTGAAGTTTTCTCAGAACAACAAACTTCTGACGATGTATTGAAGATTTTAGGTTATACAAAAAAAGCATAA
- a CDS encoding deoxyhypusine synthase family protein — protein MKGPISQFIEKHYLHFNSASLVDAAKAYEQQLANGAKMMVSMAGAMSTAEIGKIFAEIIRQDKVQIISCTGANLEEDIMNLVAHSHYERVPNYRDLTPEDEWALLERGLNRVTDTCIPEHEAFRRLQKHIYKIWKDADDKGERYFPHEFMYKMLLSGVLEEYYEIDLKDSWMYAAAEKNLPIIVPGWEDSTMGNIFASYVIKGELKASTMKSGIEYMTFLADWYPKNSTNGIGFFQIGGGIAGDFPICVVPMLYQDMEMHDIPFWSYFCQISDSTTSYGSYSGAVPNEKITWGKLDIKTPKFIIESDATIVAPLIFAYLLDL, from the coding sequence ATGAAAGGACCAATCAGTCAGTTTATTGAAAAACATTATTTACACTTTAACTCTGCTTCTCTTGTTGATGCTGCAAAAGCATACGAACAACAATTGGCAAATGGTGCAAAAATGATGGTAAGTATGGCTGGCGCTATGAGTACAGCAGAAATTGGTAAAATTTTTGCCGAAATTATCAGACAAGACAAAGTTCAGATTATTTCATGTACTGGAGCCAATCTAGAAGAAGACATCATGAATTTAGTGGCGCACTCTCACTACGAAAGAGTACCTAACTATCGTGATTTGACGCCAGAAGACGAGTGGGCTTTACTTGAAAGAGGATTAAACCGTGTTACTGACACTTGTATTCCTGAGCATGAAGCTTTCCGTCGTTTACAAAAACACATTTATAAAATCTGGAAAGATGCAGATGATAAAGGTGAACGTTATTTCCCACATGAATTCATGTATAAAATGCTATTATCAGGCGTTTTAGAAGAATATTACGAAATAGATCTAAAAGATAGCTGGATGTATGCTGCAGCAGAGAAAAATTTACCTATTATTGTTCCGGGATGGGAAGATAGTACAATGGGAAATATCTTTGCTTCATACGTAATAAAAGGAGAATTAAAAGCTTCTACCATGAAGTCAGGAATTGAATATATGACATTCCTTGCAGATTGGTATCCAAAAAATAGTACTAACGGAATTGGATTTTTCCAAATTGGTGGTGGTATTGCAGGAGATTTTCCTATTTGTGTTGTGCCAATGTTGTATCAGGATATGGAAATGCATGATATCCCGTTTTGGAGTTATTTCTGTCAGATTTCAGATTCAACAACAAGTTACGGTTCTTATTCAGGAGCTGTTCCAAACGAGAAAATCACTTGGGGTAAATTAGATATTAAAACCCCTAAATTTATTATTGAGTCGGATGCTACAATTGTTGCACCGTTAATTTTTGCTTATTTATTAGATTTATAG